The Candidatus Binataceae bacterium genome has a window encoding:
- a CDS encoding acetate/propionate family kinase: protein MADARVILCHNSGSSSRKLALFRLAEGREELIAKGAAEEVGSRGGRLWVSDGRGKMLCDEERDLSGSLDPLLALYDEIDRLRLPRPEAAGHRMVHGGVSHVEPELITQALMEDLRRLVPFAPLHLPGEIAGVESTAARYRGMPQVACFDTAFHRRMPEIAERFALPRALWDDGIRRFGFHGISYEYVMQALGHAAPPRIIIAHLGNGASMAAVRDGRPLDTTMGFTPTGGFMMGTRSGDLDPGILLYLLREKRLDADALEGLVNHQSGLLGVSGVGSDMKLLLEKRQTDSHAAQAVEMFCYQVRKTIGALAAALGGLDLLVFTAGIGERAAPVRLEICRGLEHLDISIDRGRNDRHADVISTPDSRCVVRVIPTDEDLMIARHTHRTVFGGG, encoded by the coding sequence GTGGCTGACGCGCGCGTGATTCTGTGTCACAACAGCGGCTCGTCCTCGCGCAAGCTTGCGCTGTTCAGGCTCGCCGAGGGTAGGGAGGAACTGATTGCGAAGGGCGCGGCGGAGGAGGTCGGCTCGCGCGGCGGTCGCCTATGGGTAAGCGACGGGCGCGGAAAGATGCTGTGCGACGAAGAGCGCGATCTTTCGGGCTCGCTCGATCCGCTGCTTGCGCTGTACGACGAGATCGACCGGCTGCGCCTGCCGCGTCCCGAGGCGGCCGGTCATCGGATGGTGCACGGCGGTGTCAGCCACGTCGAACCTGAACTGATCACGCAGGCACTGATGGAGGATCTACGCCGGCTCGTCCCTTTCGCGCCGCTCCATCTACCGGGCGAGATAGCCGGCGTCGAATCGACGGCCGCTCGCTACCGCGGTATGCCGCAGGTGGCGTGCTTCGATACGGCGTTCCATCGCCGGATGCCCGAGATAGCCGAGCGCTTCGCCCTGCCGCGCGCGCTATGGGACGACGGAATCCGCCGCTTCGGCTTTCACGGCATCTCGTACGAGTACGTCATGCAGGCGCTCGGCCACGCCGCCCCGCCGCGCATCATCATCGCTCATCTGGGCAACGGCGCGAGTATGGCCGCGGTGCGCGACGGGCGTCCGCTCGATACCACGATGGGATTCACGCCCACCGGCGGTTTCATGATGGGCACCCGCAGCGGCGATCTCGACCCAGGCATCCTGCTCTATCTGCTCAGGGAAAAGCGCCTTGACGCGGACGCGCTCGAGGGCCTGGTGAACCATCAGTCAGGGCTGCTCGGGGTGTCGGGGGTCGGCTCGGACATGAAGCTGCTGCTTGAGAAGCGACAGACGGACTCACATGCGGCGCAGGCGGTCGAGATGTTCTGCTACCAGGTGCGCAAAACGATCGGCGCGCTGGCGGCGGCGCTGGGCGGCCTTGATCTGCTGGTGTTCACCGCCGGCATCGGCGAGCGGGCAGCGCCGGTCAGGTTGGAGATCTGCCGAGGCCTCGAACATTTGGACATCAGCATCGACCGCGGACGTAACGATCGGCACGCCGACGTTATCAGCACGCCTGACAGCCGATGCGTGGTCCGGGTGATCCCGACCGATGAAGACTTGATGATCGCGCGGCATACCCATCGCACCGTTTTCGGCGGCGGATGA
- the ppsA gene encoding phosphoenolpyruvate synthase, with the protein MSENNYVIWFSDEGSSDVRRLGGKNASLGEMTRNLRSQGIPVPPGFAVTAQAYWAFLDANNLRPEITSALADLKVRKLALPAAAGRIRDAIARGKFPPAMADAISAAYRKLCADAGIEGLDVAVRSSATAEDLPEASFAGQQESFLNIRGNRSLLDAVRRCFASLFTDRAIVYRDNHGFDHMKVALSVGVQRMVHSDRGSAGVMFSIDTETGFPATVLINASWGLGEAVVQGMVEPDEYVVFKPLLDDQRLVPIIEKKLGAKAKKIVYGSGRRTTTKKIATPKDERSRFVLSDSDILTLARWAVAIEAHYGRPMDIEWAKDGDSGELFVVQARPETVQSRKEAGSLKTFVLKRKGDRLLSGLAIGDAIAVGAVCKLQSPSEIARFKDGAILVTRMTDPDWMPIMRRAAAIVTDHGGRTSHAAIVSRELGLPAIVGAGNATAVLESGREITVSCAEGDTGYVYDGAADFEVRDLALEEVARTRTRVMLNMANPAAATRWWRLPADGIGLARMEFIIGNIIKIHPMALVRFDQLAEAAARRQIERLTRGHADRTGYFIDTLASGIARIAASRYPAPVIVRMSDFKTNEYARLIGGRQFEPAEENPMLGWRGASRYYSEGYREGFALECRAIRQVRERIGLRNVVVMIPFCRTLEEADRTLQVMADNGLRRAEDGLQVYVMCEIPSNVILAEQFAQRFDGFSIGSNDLTQLTLGVDRDSAALAALFDERNDAVTRLIAEVIRGAHKLNRKVGLCGQAPSDHPEFARFLVQAGIDSISVSPDSFVRVKQHVAAAEAEPALRLAAS; encoded by the coding sequence ATGAGCGAAAATAATTATGTAATCTGGTTCTCTGACGAAGGATCTTCCGACGTCCGGCGCTTGGGCGGGAAAAATGCCTCGCTCGGCGAGATGACCCGCAACTTGCGAAGCCAGGGTATTCCGGTGCCGCCGGGCTTCGCGGTCACGGCGCAGGCTTACTGGGCCTTTCTCGACGCCAACAATCTGCGGCCCGAAATCACCAGCGCACTCGCCGATCTAAAGGTGCGGAAGCTGGCGTTGCCCGCCGCGGCCGGGCGGATTCGTGATGCAATCGCGCGCGGCAAGTTCCCACCCGCGATGGCCGACGCCATCAGCGCCGCCTACCGCAAGCTCTGCGCGGATGCGGGAATCGAAGGGCTCGATGTCGCCGTGCGCAGCAGCGCGACCGCCGAGGATCTGCCCGAGGCGAGTTTTGCCGGCCAGCAGGAAAGCTTCCTCAATATCCGTGGCAACAGGAGCCTGCTCGACGCCGTGCGCCGATGCTTCGCCTCGCTATTCACCGACCGCGCCATCGTCTATCGCGACAACCACGGCTTCGACCATATGAAGGTCGCGCTTTCGGTCGGCGTCCAAAGAATGGTTCATTCCGACCGCGGCAGCGCGGGCGTGATGTTCTCGATCGACACCGAGACCGGGTTTCCCGCCACCGTGCTGATCAACGCCTCGTGGGGGCTGGGCGAGGCGGTTGTGCAGGGGATGGTCGAGCCGGACGAATACGTCGTGTTCAAGCCGTTGCTCGACGACCAGCGCCTTGTACCGATCATCGAGAAGAAGCTGGGGGCCAAGGCGAAAAAAATCGTTTACGGCAGCGGACGGCGCACAACCACCAAAAAGATCGCCACACCTAAGGACGAACGGTCGCGCTTTGTGCTCAGCGACAGCGACATCCTGACGCTCGCGCGATGGGCGGTGGCGATCGAAGCGCACTATGGCCGTCCGATGGATATCGAGTGGGCCAAGGACGGCGACAGCGGCGAGCTCTTCGTCGTGCAGGCGCGTCCGGAAACCGTGCAGTCGCGCAAGGAAGCCGGCTCGCTCAAGACCTTCGTCCTCAAGCGCAAGGGCGACCGCCTGCTGAGCGGACTCGCGATTGGCGACGCGATCGCGGTCGGCGCGGTGTGCAAACTCCAAAGCCCCTCCGAGATTGCTCGCTTCAAGGACGGCGCGATCCTGGTCACCCGGATGACCGATCCGGACTGGATGCCGATCATGCGGCGTGCCGCCGCGATTGTCACCGACCACGGCGGACGAACCTCGCACGCCGCGATCGTCAGCCGCGAGCTCGGCCTGCCGGCGATCGTCGGCGCCGGCAACGCGACCGCCGTACTCGAAAGCGGGCGCGAGATCACCGTGTCGTGCGCGGAGGGCGACACCGGCTACGTTTACGACGGTGCGGCCGATTTCGAGGTACGCGACCTTGCCCTTGAGGAGGTTGCTCGCACGCGCACGCGCGTGATGCTGAATATGGCCAATCCGGCGGCGGCGACGCGCTGGTGGCGGCTGCCCGCGGACGGAATCGGGCTTGCCCGCATGGAGTTTATCATCGGCAATATCATCAAGATTCATCCGATGGCCCTGGTCCGGTTCGACCAGCTCGCCGAGGCCGCCGCGCGCCGACAGATCGAACGGCTGACCCGCGGCCATGCCGACAGAACGGGCTATTTCATCGACACCCTCGCCAGCGGAATCGCGCGTATCGCGGCCTCGCGCTACCCGGCGCCGGTGATCGTCCGGATGAGCGACTTCAAGACCAACGAATACGCGCGCCTCATCGGCGGCCGCCAGTTCGAGCCGGCGGAGGAGAATCCGATGCTCGGATGGCGCGGCGCAAGCCGCTACTACAGCGAAGGCTACCGCGAAGGCTTTGCACTCGAATGCCGCGCGATTCGCCAGGTGCGCGAACGGATCGGACTGCGCAATGTGGTCGTGATGATCCCCTTCTGCCGCACGCTTGAGGAGGCCGACCGCACGCTGCAGGTGATGGCCGACAACGGGCTGCGACGCGCAGAGGACGGGCTTCAGGTTTACGTGATGTGCGAGATACCGTCGAACGTGATCCTGGCGGAGCAGTTCGCGCAGCGCTTCGACGGCTTTTCGATTGGCAGCAACGACCTGACCCAGCTCACGCTCGGCGTGGACCGTGATTCGGCGGCGCTCGCCGCGCTCTTCGACGAACGTAACGACGCCGTGACCCGGCTTATCGCCGAGGTCATCCGGGGAGCGCACAAGCTCAATCGCAAGGTCGGGCTCTGCGGGCAGGCGCCCAGCGACCATCCGGAATTCGCGCGCTTCCTCGTGCAGGCGGGGATCGACTCGATCTCGGTCAGCCCCGACAGCTTCGTGCGGGTCAAGCAGCACGTGGCCGCCGCCGAAGCAGAGCCTGCGCTGCGACTGGCCGCGAGCTGA
- a CDS encoding NAD(P)-binding protein: MTILTRGAIALAGSSLTLKTGEWRLQRPAHRYRSAPCHVACPAGEDVQAYLARLAEGDPKAAWETLVRANPLPAVSGRVCPHPCESACNRRQFDEPIAIHCVERFLGDEAIRQGWNYAVAKPRPAAAPVAVVGAGPAGLSTAYHLVRRGHEVALFEGEPLAGGLLRSALPPYRLPRAVLDAEVERLLAIGIKFNPCRRLGRDFTIEELQASHAAVFLAPGAQRGREWSTDGVVPRDARAALDILKEWVSIGALPAWRRIAIIGGGNTAIDLARVFRLAGAAEVHVITFQALPGRDVAPGDAMSATEREIRQAIEEGVIIHERRGLRRLIIRGERVVGAEMVHMKEIERPDGSRRPVAFEGTETILHVDQVIPAIGQEVDPAGLEELLAGRPFFAPDFWGRLENAQGVFVGGDARASGTVSRAIGDGRRAAKAIDAYLRGTALEQPTEMAIGIAELNLNYFEHAPRAQARIRAASERTAEAEIEAGLSHAQATDESHRCFSCGQCLACDNCWTLCPDNAVLKTVEAAGDGSHYVFDYDYCKGCGLCAHECPPGYIVMEEEP; encoded by the coding sequence ATGACCATCCTGACACGCGGCGCGATTGCTCTGGCGGGAAGCTCGTTAACGCTCAAGACCGGCGAGTGGCGCTTGCAGCGCCCGGCGCATCGCTACCGCAGCGCACCCTGCCACGTCGCCTGTCCGGCCGGCGAGGACGTGCAGGCCTACCTTGCGCGGCTTGCCGAGGGCGATCCGAAGGCGGCCTGGGAGACCCTGGTGCGGGCGAATCCGCTGCCTGCGGTGAGTGGCCGCGTGTGCCCTCATCCGTGCGAGTCAGCCTGCAATCGCAGGCAGTTCGATGAGCCGATTGCGATCCACTGCGTGGAACGCTTCCTGGGCGACGAGGCGATAAGGCAGGGATGGAACTACGCGGTAGCCAAGCCGCGCCCGGCAGCAGCACCGGTCGCGGTCGTCGGCGCGGGACCCGCGGGCCTTTCCACTGCCTACCATCTCGTCCGCCGCGGCCACGAAGTGGCTCTTTTCGAGGGCGAGCCGTTGGCCGGCGGGCTTCTGCGCTCGGCGTTGCCGCCGTATCGGCTTCCGCGCGCGGTGCTGGACGCGGAAGTGGAGCGGTTACTTGCGATCGGGATCAAATTCAATCCCTGCCGACGGCTCGGCCGCGATTTCACAATCGAGGAGTTGCAGGCGTCGCATGCGGCTGTATTTCTCGCGCCGGGAGCCCAGCGCGGCCGCGAATGGAGCACCGACGGGGTGGTTCCGCGCGACGCGCGCGCCGCCCTCGACATTCTCAAGGAATGGGTATCGATCGGCGCGCTCCCCGCATGGCGGCGCATCGCAATTATCGGCGGCGGCAACACCGCGATCGATCTGGCGCGCGTGTTCCGCCTGGCCGGCGCCGCCGAAGTGCATGTGATCACCTTTCAGGCGCTGCCCGGTCGCGATGTCGCGCCGGGCGACGCGATGAGCGCCACCGAGCGCGAAATCCGCCAGGCAATCGAGGAGGGGGTGATCATTCACGAGCGCCGCGGCCTGCGCCGCCTCATAATCCGCGGCGAGCGTGTGGTTGGCGCCGAAATGGTGCACATGAAGGAAATTGAGCGGCCCGACGGCAGCCGCCGGCCGGTCGCTTTCGAGGGCACCGAGACGATTCTCCACGTTGACCAGGTCATCCCGGCGATTGGCCAGGAGGTCGACCCTGCGGGGTTGGAAGAGCTGCTCGCCGGGCGCCCGTTTTTCGCCCCGGACTTCTGGGGGCGGCTCGAAAATGCGCAAGGCGTTTTCGTAGGCGGCGACGCGCGCGCTTCGGGCACGGTAAGCCGCGCGATTGGCGACGGGCGTCGTGCGGCAAAAGCCATCGACGCCTATCTGCGCGGCACAGCGCTCGAGCAGCCGACGGAGATGGCCATCGGGATCGCTGAGTTGAATCTGAACTACTTCGAGCATGCGCCGCGTGCGCAGGCACGAATCCGCGCCGCGTCCGAGCGCACGGCCGAGGCCGAGATCGAAGCCGGGCTGTCGCATGCGCAGGCCACGGATGAGAGCCATCGATGTTTTTCCTGCGGCCAATGCCTGGCCTGCGACAACTGCTGGACGCTGTGCCCCGACAACGCAGTGCTCAAGACCGTTGAGGCGGCCGGCGACGGCAGCCATTACGTATTCGATTACGACTACTGCAAAGGATGCGGCTTGTGCGCGCATGAGTGCCCGCCGGGATATATCGTGATGGAGGAGGAGCCGTAA
- a CDS encoding site-2 protease family protein, whose protein sequence is MQRRAQHEIEIFKVAGVQVALDYSWAILFAVVLWSLAAGYFPYAYPGYGRASYWIVGLAATILFFASVLIHELAHAAVANRLGEQVDRITLFVFGGLAHLSGEPRNPFDEMRIAAVGPLTSALLAGVFWLIPHVLGIDAPLWRAVFDYLSFVNVALAVFNLLPGFPLDGGRLFRAIAWWWSGDLRRASERAANWGQGIGYGLILLGALEIFGGSLAGGLWLIFIGLFLKAAAVGSYQHVVVQQTLGHTRVSDIMIREPATLSPELTIAEAVEQSFLRYGYAGFPVVSDGRPLGLLSLSEVSACPAPERTQRRVADLMQPLDESLSIAASASAADALRRMAERDVGRLLVTDNGRLVGMITRSGIARFVQFRSLLAAEDHERIAHRVPQPGPAA, encoded by the coding sequence ATGCAGCGTCGGGCCCAACACGAGATAGAGATTTTCAAGGTTGCCGGTGTGCAGGTGGCCCTCGATTATTCGTGGGCGATCCTGTTCGCGGTGGTTCTCTGGAGCCTGGCGGCGGGCTATTTCCCTTACGCCTACCCGGGCTACGGACGAGCCAGCTACTGGATAGTCGGCCTCGCGGCCACTATTCTGTTCTTTGCCTCGGTACTGATCCACGAGCTTGCCCACGCGGCGGTGGCGAACCGGCTGGGCGAACAGGTGGACCGCATCACCCTGTTCGTCTTCGGCGGGTTGGCGCATCTGAGCGGTGAGCCGCGCAACCCCTTCGACGAAATGCGGATCGCTGCGGTCGGCCCCCTGACGAGCGCCCTCCTCGCCGGCGTCTTTTGGCTTATCCCACACGTCCTGGGCATCGATGCGCCATTGTGGAGGGCGGTCTTCGACTATTTGTCATTCGTCAACGTTGCGCTTGCGGTCTTCAACCTGCTGCCCGGATTTCCGCTCGACGGCGGGCGGCTGTTCCGGGCGATCGCATGGTGGTGGAGCGGCGACCTGCGGCGGGCGAGCGAGAGGGCGGCGAACTGGGGACAGGGAATCGGCTACGGCCTGATCCTGTTAGGCGCGCTGGAGATCTTCGGCGGTTCGCTCGCCGGCGGACTCTGGCTCATCTTCATCGGCCTGTTCCTGAAAGCGGCGGCGGTCGGCAGCTATCAGCACGTCGTGGTCCAGCAGACGCTCGGCCACACGCGCGTCAGCGACATCATGATCCGCGAACCGGCGACGCTCAGCCCCGAGCTCACGATCGCCGAGGCCGTCGAGCAAAGCTTCCTGCGCTACGGCTACGCCGGATTCCCGGTGGTGAGCGACGGCCGTCCGCTTGGCCTGCTCTCATTGTCCGAGGTAAGCGCATGTCCGGCGCCCGAACGCACGCAGCGCCGCGTTGCCGACCTGATGCAGCCGCTGGACGAAAGCCTGAGCATTGCCGCCTCAGCGAGCGCCGCCGACGCGCTGCGCCGGATGGCCGAGCGCGACGTCGGCCGTCTGCTGGTGACTGATAACGGTCGCCTGGTCGGAATGATCACGCGCTCGGGAATCGCGCGCTTCGTGCAGTTCCGCAGCCTGCTGGCTGCCGAAGACCATGAGCGTATCGCACATCGGGTGCCGCAACCCGGCCCAGCCGCCTGA
- a CDS encoding thiamine pyrophosphate-dependent enzyme translates to MAEAKTPPAAADLRRRQPSFRGLDSGHFACPGCGQALAARLVTEAAGPDILVANATGCLEVFTTAWPFTAWRVPWMHSLFENAPAIASGMEAALKAQGRSTKVIAMGGDGGTFDIGFQALSGMLERNHNVLYVCHDNEAYMNTGVQRSSSTPHAATTTTSPAGMHRKGKRHLKKDLLSIIAAHHIPYAATASVAYPSDIRQKVRRGLEIEGAAFIQIHSPCPLGWGHDGALSIEVARLAVQSGLFPLIEMERGEVVAVMRLRNVRPVADYLRLQERFVHLFADDPLAHEELEHLQALADHNIETYKLRADTPGPRDSEGADTVRRGGLRWA, encoded by the coding sequence ATGGCCGAAGCAAAGACGCCGCCTGCGGCCGCCGATTTGAGACGCCGCCAACCCTCGTTTCGCGGCCTCGACTCAGGACATTTCGCTTGCCCCGGATGCGGCCAGGCGCTCGCCGCGCGGTTGGTGACCGAGGCAGCGGGCCCCGACATTCTGGTGGCCAACGCGACCGGCTGCCTGGAAGTCTTCACCACCGCCTGGCCGTTTACCGCCTGGCGCGTGCCGTGGATGCACTCGCTGTTCGAGAACGCGCCGGCAATCGCCTCTGGAATGGAGGCTGCGCTCAAGGCGCAAGGGCGTTCGACCAAAGTGATCGCGATGGGCGGCGACGGCGGCACTTTTGACATCGGCTTTCAGGCGCTGTCGGGGATGCTCGAGCGCAACCATAACGTTCTCTACGTCTGCCACGACAACGAGGCTTACATGAACACCGGCGTCCAGCGCTCGAGCTCGACGCCGCACGCCGCGACGACCACCACGTCGCCCGCGGGCATGCATCGGAAGGGCAAGCGCCACCTCAAGAAGGATCTCTTATCGATCATCGCCGCACACCATATCCCCTATGCCGCGACCGCGTCGGTCGCCTATCCCTCCGATATCCGACAGAAGGTGCGGCGCGGGCTCGAGATTGAAGGCGCAGCCTTCATCCAGATTCACTCGCCGTGTCCGCTTGGATGGGGCCACGACGGCGCACTGAGCATCGAGGTTGCGCGACTTGCCGTGCAAAGCGGGCTCTTTCCGCTGATCGAGATGGAGCGCGGCGAAGTGGTCGCGGTAATGCGACTTCGCAACGTACGCCCGGTCGCCGACTATCTCCGGTTGCAGGAGCGCTTTGTGCATCTGTTCGCCGACGATCCGTTGGCGCACGAGGAGCTCGAACATCTCCAGGCGCTCGCCGACCACAATATCGAAACTTACAAACTGCGCGCGGACACGCCCGGACCGCGCGACAGTGAGGGCGCCGACACCGTCCGCCGCGGCGGGCTGCGATGGGCATGA
- a CDS encoding 2-oxoacid:acceptor oxidoreductase family protein, which produces MARTGLTEIRIHGRGGQGNVVAAYLLATAAFEAGRFGQAFPSFGPERRGAPVAAFVRIADRPVRLRSQVHNPRFLIIQDEKLLHVSGITGGLLPGGGVLVNSRRSAEQLRVPGAARTVTIPATALAIEILGLPVPNTALVAAFLALTELLPLAALEKALARRFQGEMLDRNRRLVGAAAARVQAAVWQEEAERAATA; this is translated from the coding sequence ATGGCTCGCACCGGCTTGACCGAGATCCGCATTCACGGCCGCGGCGGCCAAGGCAACGTGGTTGCGGCCTATCTCCTCGCGACCGCGGCTTTCGAAGCAGGACGCTTTGGCCAGGCTTTCCCCAGCTTTGGTCCCGAGCGGCGCGGCGCGCCCGTGGCCGCCTTCGTCCGCATCGCGGACCGTCCGGTGAGGCTCCGTTCGCAGGTCCACAACCCGCGCTTTCTGATCATTCAGGACGAGAAGCTGCTTCACGTCAGTGGGATCACCGGCGGGTTGCTGCCGGGCGGAGGGGTTCTGGTCAATTCGCGCCGGTCTGCCGAGCAGCTTCGGGTCCCGGGTGCCGCACGTACGGTTACGATTCCCGCGACCGCGCTGGCGATCGAGATTCTCGGCCTGCCGGTGCCGAATACGGCGCTTGTGGCGGCATTCCTCGCGCTTACGGAACTCCTCCCGTTGGCCGCGCTGGAGAAGGCGCTTGCGCGCCGCTTCCAAGGCGAGATGCTCGACCGCAACCGTCGCCTCGTCGGCGCAGCGGCAGCGCGCGTGCAGGCGGCTGTGTGGCAGGAAGAGGCTGAACGTGCAGCAACCGCTTGA
- a CDS encoding phosphoketolase family protein, producing MAPKLSTKQLELIDAYWRACNYLCVGMLYLRDNPLLREPLRPEHIKRRLLGHWGSDPGQSFIWVHLNRLIKEHDLNVLYVSGPGHGAPAVLANAWLEGTYSEVYPDCSRDEVGMRELFRRFSFPGGVGSHCTPETPGSIHEGGELGYSLSHAFGAAFDNPDLIVAAVVGDGEAETGPLATSWHSNKFLNPIRDGAVLPILHLNGYKIANPTILARIPADELESLFVGYGYRPCLVEGDDPPTMHQAMAAALESCVAEIRSIQQEARRSGSARRPRWPMVILRSPKGWTAPAEVDGHRVEGFWRAHQVPITEVAENPAHLKLLEQWMLSYRPRELFDSRGAPIDELKALAPAGERRMSANPHANGGRLREPLRMPDFRDYAVAVARPAQVEAQNTYVLGQFLRDVMRDNMSNFRVFGPDETASNRLHAIYEVSGKTWLAGLRPEDADGGALAPDGRVMEMLSEHTLEGWMEGYVLTGRHVLFNTYEAFAHVVDSMVNQHAKWLEKARAEVAWRAPVSSLNILISSTVWRQDHNGFTHQDPGFIDVITNKSPRVTRIYLPPDANCLLSVADHCLRSTNYINVIVADKQSHLQFLDIETAATHCAKGIGLWPWASNDQGHEPDAVIASAGEVATIEALAATAILREKFPDLRIRFVNVVDLFTLQPHTEHPHGLTDRDFDSLFTVDKPVIFNFHGYPWLIHKLAYRRTNHANMHVRGYKEFGSINTPLELAINNQIDRFNLAIDVIDRVPRLQATGAHVKDWLKNQIHENLEYALKNGVDRDEIAKWKWPY from the coding sequence ATGGCGCCGAAGCTTTCGACGAAGCAGCTCGAATTGATCGACGCGTACTGGCGCGCCTGCAACTACCTGTGCGTCGGGATGCTTTACCTGCGGGACAATCCGCTGCTGAGGGAGCCGCTGCGGCCCGAGCACATCAAGCGCCGCCTGCTCGGCCATTGGGGATCCGATCCCGGCCAGAGCTTCATCTGGGTTCATCTGAATCGTTTGATCAAGGAGCACGATCTCAACGTGCTCTACGTCTCCGGACCCGGCCACGGCGCGCCGGCGGTGCTCGCCAACGCGTGGCTAGAGGGAACCTATTCGGAGGTTTACCCCGATTGCAGCCGGGACGAGGTCGGGATGCGCGAGCTCTTCCGGCGCTTCTCGTTCCCGGGCGGCGTCGGCAGCCACTGCACGCCCGAGACGCCCGGCTCAATTCACGAGGGGGGCGAGCTTGGCTACAGCCTTTCGCACGCCTTTGGCGCGGCCTTTGACAATCCCGATCTAATCGTGGCCGCGGTGGTCGGCGACGGCGAGGCGGAAACCGGGCCGCTCGCGACCTCCTGGCACTCCAACAAGTTTCTCAACCCGATCCGCGACGGCGCCGTGCTGCCGATCCTGCATCTCAACGGCTACAAGATCGCCAATCCGACGATTCTCGCGCGCATCCCGGCCGACGAGCTTGAAAGCCTGTTTGTCGGCTACGGCTACCGCCCCTGCCTGGTCGAGGGCGACGATCCGCCGACAATGCATCAGGCGATGGCCGCGGCGCTGGAGAGCTGCGTCGCCGAGATCCGTTCGATCCAGCAGGAGGCGCGGCGCAGCGGGAGCGCGCGCCGTCCGCGGTGGCCGATGGTAATCCTGCGCTCGCCCAAGGGATGGACCGCGCCGGCGGAAGTCGACGGCCACCGCGTCGAAGGTTTCTGGCGCGCACATCAGGTGCCGATCACCGAAGTGGCCGAGAATCCCGCGCATCTCAAGCTGCTCGAGCAATGGATGCTGAGCTACCGGCCGCGCGAGCTGTTCGACTCCAGGGGCGCGCCGATTGACGAGCTCAAGGCGCTCGCGCCGGCGGGCGAGCGCAGGATGAGCGCAAATCCGCACGCCAACGGCGGCCGCCTGCGCGAACCGCTGCGGATGCCTGACTTTCGCGACTACGCGGTCGCGGTGGCCCGGCCCGCGCAGGTCGAGGCGCAGAATACCTACGTGCTGGGCCAGTTCCTGCGCGACGTGATGCGCGACAACATGTCGAACTTCCGCGTCTTCGGACCCGACGAAACCGCCTCCAACCGGCTGCATGCGATCTACGAAGTCAGCGGCAAGACCTGGCTCGCCGGGCTCAGGCCCGAGGACGCCGACGGCGGCGCGCTCGCGCCCGACGGCCGCGTGATGGAGATGCTGAGCGAGCACACACTGGAGGGCTGGATGGAAGGCTACGTGCTGACCGGGCGCCACGTGCTGTTCAACACCTACGAGGCGTTCGCGCACGTGGTGGACTCGATGGTAAACCAGCACGCCAAGTGGCTGGAGAAGGCGCGCGCCGAAGTTGCCTGGCGCGCGCCGGTATCCTCGCTCAACATCCTGATCAGCTCCACGGTATGGCGCCAGGATCACAACGGCTTCACCCATCAGGATCCCGGCTTCATCGACGTCATTACCAACAAGAGCCCGCGGGTGACGCGGATCTATCTGCCGCCTGACGCCAACTGCCTGCTCAGCGTCGCCGATCACTGTCTGCGCAGCACCAATTACATCAACGTGATCGTCGCCGACAAGCAGTCTCACCTCCAGTTCCTCGACATTGAAACGGCGGCTACTCACTGCGCCAAGGGAATCGGGCTGTGGCCGTGGGCCAGCAACGACCAGGGGCACGAGCCCGACGCCGTCATCGCCAGCGCGGGCGAGGTCGCGACGATCGAGGCGCTGGCCGCGACGGCGATCCTGCGCGAGAAATTTCCCGATCTCAGGATTCGCTTCGTCAACGTGGTTGATCTGTTCACCTTGCAGCCGCACACGGAGCATCCGCACGGCCTTACCGACCGCGACTTCGACAGCCTCTTCACCGTGGACAAGCCGGTCATCTTCAACTTTCACGGCTACCCGTGGCTGATTCACAAGCTCGCCTATCGGCGGACCAACCACGCCAACATGCACGTGCGCGGCTACAAGGAATTCGGCAGCATCAACACGCCGCTGGAACTCGCGATCAACAACCAGATCGATCGCTTCAACCTCGCGATCGACGTCATCGATCGCGTTCCCCGACTCCAGGCCACCGGCGCTCACGTCAAGGATTGGCTCAAGAATCAGATCCACGAGAACCTCGAATATGCATTGAAAAACGGCGTCGACCGGGACGAGATCGCGAAATGGAAATGGCCGTACTGA